A single window of Sphingobacterium sp. ML3W DNA harbors:
- a CDS encoding DUF2089 family protein, giving the protein MKRFPNKCPSCDAKLEVSKLTCTSCDTEVIGKFTLPIWTQLTLEEQQFVLQFLLNSGSLKEMANQLGKSYPTVRNKLDDLIEKLLKFKNIK; this is encoded by the coding sequence ATGAAAAGATTTCCAAATAAATGTCCGAGCTGTGATGCAAAATTAGAGGTCAGTAAATTAACCTGTACATCGTGTGATACCGAGGTGATTGGTAAATTTACGTTACCCATTTGGACGCAATTAACACTTGAAGAACAACAATTTGTTCTTCAATTTTTATTAAATTCAGGTAGTTTGAAAGAAATGGCAAATCAATTGGGTAAGAGCTATCCGACAGTAAGAAATAAATTAGATGACCTTATCGAAAAATTATTGAAATTTAAAAATATTAAATAA
- a CDS encoding lysophospholipid acyltransferase family protein has translation MKKIIGFILTPIFYFFFGLCLLIFHPIQWLSLKLGGYEAHKRSVDILNFLLTYCNCLLLNSVTFIDNKNIPSGRPIIFVANHQSSFDIPAMIFFLRRFHGKFISKIELAKGIPSISFNLKHGGAANIDRKDSKQSIGEILKLANNMKTKNWSAFIFPEGTRTRNGKMKSFHIGGIATLLKKNPQALIVPIAIKGSYEMTKNGSFPFTPFVKMSWEVLDPIDKTNKSLEEIVLEAEQKIRKKVEDN, from the coding sequence ATGAAGAAGATTATTGGCTTTATTCTGACACCCATTTTTTATTTCTTTTTTGGCTTGTGCCTTTTAATCTTCCATCCAATTCAGTGGTTGAGTTTAAAATTAGGAGGATATGAAGCACATAAGAGAAGTGTAGATATTCTCAATTTTTTGTTAACCTATTGTAATTGCCTTTTACTAAATAGTGTCACTTTTATTGATAATAAAAATATTCCAAGTGGACGTCCTATAATTTTTGTCGCCAATCATCAAAGTTCATTTGACATCCCAGCAATGATTTTCTTTCTAAGGAGATTCCATGGTAAATTTATCTCCAAAATTGAATTAGCTAAGGGAATCCCAAGTATTTCTTTCAACTTAAAACATGGTGGCGCGGCTAACATTGACCGTAAAGATTCAAAACAATCAATAGGAGAAATTTTAAAGCTTGCGAATAATATGAAGACAAAAAATTGGTCTGCTTTTATTTTCCCAGAAGGGACTAGAACAAGGAATGGGAAAATGAAATCTTTTCATATCGGCGGAATCGCTACTCTATTGAAGAAAAATCCACAGGCACTAATTGTCCCAATAGCAATTAAGGGCTCGTATGAAATGACTAAGAATGGCTCATTTCCATTTACTCCTTTTGTAAAAATGAGTTGGGAAGTATTAGACCCTATTGATAAGACAAATAAAAGTTTAGAGGAAATCGTATTGGAAGCTGAACAAAAGATTCGAAAAAAGGTGGAAGATAATTAG
- the ruvC gene encoding crossover junction endodeoxyribonuclease RuvC gives MQKEKAKERIILGIDPGTVVLGYGLIREQGNNISLITMGVIKMGHLDDHALKLQRIFKKTTALIEEYKPDSVALEAPFYGKNIQVMLKLGRAQGVAMAAALNFDIPIYEYAPRKIKQSVTGNGNATKEQVAGMLKSLLKFNESPEFLDATDGLAVAVCHSFQKNATSGSSKSYSGWSAFVKDNEKRVK, from the coding sequence ATGCAGAAGGAGAAAGCGAAAGAAAGAATTATTTTAGGTATCGACCCTGGTACAGTAGTATTAGGTTATGGGCTTATTCGTGAACAAGGTAACAATATCAGCCTAATTACAATGGGTGTTATAAAAATGGGACATCTTGACGATCACGCACTAAAACTTCAACGCATATTTAAGAAAACCACTGCACTAATAGAAGAGTACAAGCCCGACAGTGTTGCCCTAGAAGCACCTTTCTATGGAAAAAACATCCAAGTTATGCTCAAATTAGGAAGAGCACAGGGGGTTGCAATGGCTGCCGCATTAAATTTTGATATTCCAATATATGAATACGCTCCAAGAAAAATAAAGCAATCTGTTACCGGAAATGGAAATGCTACGAAAGAGCAAGTTGCCGGTATGCTAAAATCTTTATTAAAGTTTAATGAAAGTCCTGAATTCCTTGATGCAACAGATGGATTAGCTGTCGCTGTATGCCATTCCTTCCAAAAAAATGCTACCTCAGGATCTAGTAAAAGCTACAGCGGTTGGAGCGCATTTGTTAAAGACAACGAAAAAAGGGTCAAATAA
- a CDS encoding SDR family NAD(P)-dependent oxidoreductase codes for MPNIIITGASSGVGFEAVLDLTAKKENNVIALARSADKLKRLHEIASDLNFDGGNLYPAQFDIVYDDYQTLLPFIKSKFDQVDILINNAGILINKPFMESSMEEIASMFQTNILAHANMIQNIVPMMQEGAHILNIGSMGGVQGSSKFSGLAAYSSSKAALAVLTECLAEEFKDRGIRVNCLALGSAQTEMFEAAFPGVEAGKLAFEMGRYIAEFAQNGHQYYNGKILPVALTTP; via the coding sequence ATGCCAAATATTATAATAACTGGAGCGAGCAGTGGTGTTGGATTTGAAGCTGTTTTAGATCTAACTGCAAAAAAAGAAAATAATGTGATTGCTTTGGCGCGTTCAGCAGATAAGCTAAAACGATTACATGAGATTGCCTCAGACTTAAACTTTGATGGGGGCAACTTATATCCAGCACAGTTCGATATTGTCTATGATGACTATCAAACGCTATTACCATTCATTAAATCAAAATTTGATCAGGTAGACATTCTTATCAATAATGCAGGAATTTTAATAAACAAACCCTTCATGGAAAGCTCGATGGAGGAAATAGCTTCTATGTTTCAAACCAATATTTTGGCACATGCCAATATGATTCAAAATATCGTCCCGATGATGCAAGAAGGTGCCCATATTCTTAATATTGGAAGCATGGGAGGCGTTCAAGGATCATCAAAATTCAGTGGTTTAGCAGCTTATTCTTCAAGCAAAGCTGCATTAGCAGTGTTGACAGAATGTCTTGCAGAAGAATTTAAGGATAGAGGGATACGTGTGAATTGCTTGGCACTCGGGTCAGCTCAAACAGAAATGTTCGAAGCGGCATTCCCTGGTGTAGAAGCAGGTAAATTAGCATTTGAAATGGGTAGATACATCGCAGAATTTGCCCAAAATGGGCATCAATACTACAATGGTAAAATTTTACCCGTAGCATTGACTACTCCATAA
- a CDS encoding glycosyltransferase family 2 protein produces MAVIYIALVLYMRLGWFEISSVISNYRPTKRVSVIIAARNEESGIARTIEAVLNQNFPMELLELIIIDDHSADRTSEVITSYANRGVKLIQLNESNKLNSYKKLAIAKAIGLSTGEIIVTTDADCRMGENWLKTVISYFETQDLFLLSSPVIYSEEKSFFERLQTLEFLYLIGLGAAGIGNRNPTTCNGANLAYRKDIFYEMGGFSGIDELASGDDELFLHKVAEKYANKIGFCKSTEAIVYTDAKPTLKSFLSQRKRWASKSTKYKNKAVVLLGITIWLFNFCMLACFLGGICYHYSYLFTFLVILVVKIFVEYVFIQPLTKFAGREELIRYLPILSLLHIIYLVYIGILGNIGKYDWKGRQVK; encoded by the coding sequence TTGGCGGTTATATATATCGCCTTAGTGCTGTATATGCGTTTAGGTTGGTTTGAGATATCCTCTGTGATATCAAACTATCGACCTACGAAGCGCGTATCTGTTATCATAGCTGCTCGTAATGAAGAGTCGGGGATAGCACGTACGATTGAAGCTGTTCTTAATCAAAATTTTCCAATGGAATTGTTGGAGTTGATTATTATAGATGATCATTCGGCCGATCGTACCAGTGAAGTTATTACATCTTATGCCAATCGCGGAGTTAAATTGATTCAATTGAATGAGAGTAATAAATTAAATTCATATAAAAAATTAGCTATTGCAAAAGCGATAGGCTTAAGTACCGGAGAGATTATTGTAACAACAGATGCTGACTGTAGGATGGGAGAGAACTGGTTGAAGACGGTAATAAGTTATTTCGAAACACAAGATTTATTTCTATTATCATCACCAGTCATTTATTCAGAAGAGAAATCTTTTTTTGAGCGTCTGCAGACTCTTGAGTTCTTATATTTAATTGGTTTAGGAGCTGCCGGTATTGGCAACCGAAATCCAACAACCTGTAATGGTGCAAATTTGGCCTACCGTAAAGATATTTTCTATGAGATGGGCGGATTTTCTGGGATTGACGAATTGGCTTCTGGAGATGATGAATTATTTTTGCACAAAGTAGCTGAAAAATATGCTAATAAAATAGGTTTTTGTAAATCCACAGAAGCCATTGTTTATACCGATGCCAAACCAACCTTAAAGTCATTTCTTAGCCAGCGAAAACGTTGGGCTTCTAAAAGCACAAAATATAAAAATAAAGCAGTTGTATTATTAGGGATAACGATTTGGCTATTTAATTTCTGCATGCTTGCCTGTTTTTTGGGAGGCATATGCTACCACTATTCTTACCTGTTTACTTTCTTGGTGATTTTAGTCGTTAAGATATTTGTCGAATATGTATTTATACAACCTTTGACAAAATTTGCAGGGAGAGAAGAGTTAATTCGTTACTTACCTATCCTTTCCCTATTACATATTATTTATCTTGTGTACATTGGTATCTTGGGTAATATTGGTAAATACGATTGGAAAGGTAGACAGGTAAAGTAG
- a CDS encoding glycoside hydrolase family 2 protein, with protein MNFKAVIILTFLTIMASIATAREVIAFNQDWAFKKGPFTTDVLQYGNVFSGSWQVVSVPHTWNAKDMQVRNDRFTSNEKFYVGEAYYRKTITPEESWRGKRIFIKFEGVNTNSEVYINNSPLSSKKEKGNMMYDSSKPNGNYQIVGRHQGGYSAFVFELTNMLKFGEENEILVKVSNEATPQVIPVNHTLFPMYGGIYRPVELIVTNKINIAVSDYASSGVFISQKQINKKSAHISLKVKLENKNADARNIAIVSTILEQNGTVKTKEIKNYQILPQGRQEVVQEIKINNPHLWQGIDDPYLYKVVTQIIDGTTVMDEIIQPLGLRKFEMRAGEGFFLNDIKYPMYGVTRHQDRWGKGSALSNADHDEDLAIIKEIGATTIRLAHYQQAEYFYAKCDSMGFVVWAEIPFVNRVTTFEEANAKQQLTELIRQNYNHPSIYTWGLHNEVYTPNAYTIELTTKLNDLAKTEDPFRYTVQVSGYNIIDHAVNNNADMQGINHYFGWYNGVIRDVDKWADQISKDFKDYKIIFSEYGAEANPSHQQEIVGDVGNQWANPAFFPEEFSTKFHEIHWGTIKRHPVFLASYLWNTFDFATPITALNVEPRNYKGLVTFDRKLKKDPFYWYKANWSKEPVLYLTQRRVVERANEITAVTVYSNVGTPNLMVNGVEVKDFAIGETDVHYIFQNVKLKEGDNTIQVKASIDGQQLEDKISWHYTRDNPKAIRKDGPKDNKNEHIGL; from the coding sequence ATGAATTTCAAGGCAGTTATTATCTTAACTTTCTTAACTATTATGGCTTCAATAGCGACAGCTAGAGAGGTTATAGCTTTTAATCAGGATTGGGCTTTCAAAAAGGGACCTTTTACGACAGATGTTTTACAATACGGCAACGTTTTTTCTGGCAGTTGGCAAGTTGTATCAGTCCCCCATACGTGGAATGCAAAAGATATGCAAGTCCGTAATGACCGATTCACCTCTAATGAGAAGTTTTATGTAGGAGAGGCATATTATCGCAAGACCATTACTCCCGAGGAATCATGGCGTGGTAAGCGTATCTTTATAAAGTTTGAAGGAGTTAATACAAATTCCGAAGTTTACATCAATAATTCTCCCTTATCATCTAAAAAGGAAAAAGGTAACATGATGTATGATAGTTCAAAGCCTAATGGAAATTATCAAATTGTAGGAAGACATCAAGGTGGCTATTCGGCTTTCGTTTTTGAATTGACAAATATGTTGAAATTTGGAGAAGAAAATGAAATCCTTGTTAAAGTAAGTAACGAGGCTACCCCACAAGTTATTCCTGTAAACCATACGCTATTTCCTATGTATGGTGGTATTTATCGTCCAGTTGAGCTTATAGTAACAAATAAAATTAACATCGCTGTATCGGACTATGCTTCTTCTGGAGTATTTATAAGCCAAAAGCAAATAAATAAAAAGAGTGCTCACATAAGTTTAAAAGTAAAACTGGAAAATAAAAATGCTGATGCGCGCAATATAGCTATCGTAAGTACGATTCTGGAGCAGAATGGTACTGTTAAAACAAAGGAAATAAAGAACTATCAGATACTTCCACAAGGTAGACAGGAGGTAGTACAAGAAATTAAAATAAATAATCCGCACCTATGGCAAGGTATTGACGACCCTTACCTGTATAAAGTTGTGACGCAAATTATAGATGGCACCACTGTTATGGACGAAATTATCCAACCATTGGGACTTCGTAAGTTTGAAATGCGCGCCGGGGAAGGTTTCTTTTTAAACGATATTAAATATCCGATGTATGGGGTAACGCGCCATCAAGATAGATGGGGAAAAGGTTCTGCATTATCAAATGCCGATCATGACGAGGATTTAGCAATTATCAAGGAAATTGGGGCGACTACAATTCGCTTAGCACATTATCAACAGGCAGAGTATTTTTATGCCAAATGCGATAGTATGGGCTTTGTGGTTTGGGCGGAGATCCCATTTGTTAACCGTGTAACGACATTTGAAGAAGCAAATGCTAAACAGCAATTGACAGAACTAATAAGGCAGAATTATAATCATCCTTCCATTTATACCTGGGGGCTACACAATGAAGTCTATACACCCAATGCTTATACAATCGAATTAACAACAAAGCTCAACGACTTAGCAAAGACTGAAGATCCATTTCGATATACTGTACAAGTAAGTGGTTATAATATAATCGACCATGCTGTTAATAACAACGCAGACATGCAAGGGATAAATCATTATTTTGGGTGGTACAATGGCGTTATTCGTGATGTAGATAAATGGGCCGATCAAATTTCAAAAGACTTTAAAGATTATAAAATAATCTTTTCTGAATATGGAGCTGAGGCCAATCCCAGTCATCAGCAAGAAATTGTAGGAGATGTTGGCAATCAGTGGGCAAACCCCGCGTTTTTTCCGGAAGAATTTTCAACTAAATTTCATGAGATACATTGGGGGACGATCAAGAGACACCCTGTTTTTTTAGCGTCATATTTGTGGAATACATTTGACTTCGCTACACCTATTACAGCTTTAAATGTTGAGCCAAGAAACTACAAAGGACTGGTTACTTTTGACCGGAAGCTTAAAAAAGACCCTTTCTATTGGTACAAGGCAAATTGGAGTAAAGAGCCGGTATTATACCTAACTCAACGTCGCGTTGTTGAAAGAGCAAATGAGATAACAGCTGTCACTGTTTATTCTAATGTCGGCACACCTAATTTGATGGTAAATGGTGTTGAGGTAAAGGATTTCGCTATTGGAGAGACAGATGTCCATTATATCTTTCAAAATGTTAAACTGAAAGAAGGAGATAATACCATTCAGGTAAAAGCTTCAATAGATGGGCAGCAATTAGAAGATAAAATTAGCTGGCATTATACGAGAGATAATCCAAAGGCAATCAGGAAAGATGGGCCAAAAGATAATAAAAATGAACATATTGGTTTATAA
- a CDS encoding Lrp/AsnC ligand binding domain-containing protein, whose amino-acid sequence MENNYSNYDLDNLDIQILSILMNDASIPYTEIAKKLIVSGGTIHVRMKKMEELGIIKGSNLIINPQKVGFDITAFLGIYLEKGSQYSDAVAQLKEIKEVVELHYCTGQYSIFAKIICRDTVHLRKVLNEDIQSVQGIQRTETIISLEESIKRQISLI is encoded by the coding sequence ATGGAAAACAACTATTCTAATTACGATTTAGACAATCTTGATATTCAGATATTATCAATTTTGATGAATGATGCGTCTATTCCTTACACAGAAATAGCAAAAAAATTAATTGTATCTGGTGGAACTATCCATGTTCGAATGAAGAAAATGGAAGAATTAGGTATAATTAAAGGATCCAATTTAATTATAAATCCTCAAAAAGTAGGCTTTGACATTACTGCATTCTTAGGTATATATTTAGAAAAAGGTTCTCAATATTCAGATGCTGTAGCACAATTAAAAGAAATCAAAGAAGTCGTTGAGTTGCATTATTGCACAGGGCAATACAGTATTTTTGCGAAAATAATCTGCCGAGACACTGTACATCTACGTAAAGTTCTGAATGAGGATATTCAGTCAGTTCAAGGAATTCAACGTACCGAGACAATTATATCATTGGAAGAAAGCATAAAACGACAAATTAGTCTAATATAA
- the proC gene encoding pyrroline-5-carboxylate reductase, giving the protein MKRITIIGTGNIGLSLAKGLVKKQFCPADQITLTRRNVKALYAESQEGFIVTDNNLLAVKEADIIVFAILPQQLRKVLEEIAPIVRNSNQVFVSVVSGVSCADIKAVLGTDTAVVRAMPNTAIAIGQSMTCVASDDASSDVVRAVEAMFETVGAVVVINEDLMTSATALCACGIAFFLRAIRAASQGGVEIGFHAHDALKMAIQTAKGAADLLLQTQSHPESEIDKVTSPKGCTIAGLNEMEHNGFSSAFIKGIKLSACKAGGLYNE; this is encoded by the coding sequence ATGAAAAGAATCACCATTATCGGGACAGGTAATATTGGTTTATCGCTTGCGAAAGGGTTAGTTAAGAAACAATTTTGTCCTGCAGACCAAATTACTTTGACAAGAAGGAATGTCAAGGCCTTATACGCTGAAAGTCAGGAAGGGTTTATTGTTACAGACAATAACTTACTGGCGGTAAAAGAAGCTGATATTATTGTTTTTGCAATTTTGCCTCAACAGTTACGTAAGGTTTTAGAAGAAATTGCTCCGATAGTTAGAAATTCTAATCAGGTTTTTGTTTCGGTTGTGTCTGGAGTAAGTTGTGCAGATATAAAAGCAGTATTAGGAACGGATACAGCAGTTGTGAGAGCAATGCCAAATACCGCAATTGCGATCGGACAGTCGATGACATGTGTAGCAAGTGACGATGCATCTAGTGATGTTGTTAGGGCTGTTGAGGCTATGTTTGAAACTGTTGGTGCCGTTGTGGTTATTAATGAGGATTTAATGACTTCTGCCACAGCGTTGTGTGCTTGTGGAATCGCTTTTTTTTTAAGAGCAATTCGTGCAGCTTCGCAAGGCGGTGTAGAAATTGGTTTTCATGCCCATGACGCGTTAAAAATGGCAATTCAAACTGCTAAAGGTGCGGCAGATTTATTGTTACAGACTCAAAGCCATCCAGAAAGTGAAATTGATAAAGTTACTTCTCCAAAGGGCTGTACAATTGCTGGTTTGAATGAAATGGAGCACAATGGGTTTAGTTCTGCTTTTATAAAAGGGATTAAGCTATCTGCTTGTAAAGCTGGAGGTTTATATAATGAATAA
- a CDS encoding alpha/beta hydrolase family protein translates to MMIFKKFIYIILLLCGSLSSFSQEFSGKWQGDLKVGHSSLVFVIHISQEKGVWKASADSPDQGAFDIPAQVNITGNGIEVVIDGGIRYLGKLERVDFIGGEFQQGAFKVKLDLLKLGDINKETKRVRSQRVIPPYSYDTVDVFFKNKYDDVQLSGTLTTPKQKGKFPAVILISGSGPQDRNESMMGHEPFRILSDYLTKNNIVVLRYDDRGVGKSQGNFMNATIENFSKDAMAGIDLLKGRPNVDMNKIGIIGHSEGGLIAELLAGQKLPSLSYIISLAGPAIAIDSLMVAQLYRIGQVAGMSEEALNHAMQINRKNFEIVKSNKPYQEAMTAILDNMKIDATKLNSANQLELETLLLPSYRYFMRINPIPFIKKITIPVYAAFGSLDVQVPANENLKSLKSNLPFNRKTILKEYEGLNHLFQKATTGAVSEYAEISETMNNELLVDLVKWIHTVNK, encoded by the coding sequence ATGATGATTTTCAAAAAATTTATTTATATAATTCTTTTATTGTGCGGTTCTTTATCCTCTTTTTCACAAGAATTTTCGGGGAAATGGCAAGGTGACTTGAAAGTTGGTCATTCAAGTTTAGTTTTTGTAATTCATATTTCTCAAGAAAAGGGTGTATGGAAGGCAAGCGCAGATAGCCCAGATCAAGGAGCATTTGATATCCCTGCACAAGTGAACATAACAGGTAATGGTATTGAAGTTGTTATTGATGGGGGTATCCGCTATTTAGGAAAATTAGAGCGAGTAGATTTTATAGGTGGGGAGTTCCAGCAAGGGGCATTTAAAGTGAAATTGGATCTATTAAAGTTAGGGGATATTAACAAAGAAACAAAACGGGTTAGATCACAACGAGTCATTCCGCCTTATTCTTACGATACAGTTGATGTATTTTTTAAAAATAAGTATGATGATGTTCAATTGAGCGGAACTTTAACAACTCCTAAACAGAAAGGAAAATTTCCAGCGGTAATTTTGATTTCAGGGAGTGGGCCTCAAGATCGTAATGAATCCATGATGGGACACGAGCCCTTTCGTATTCTTTCTGATTATTTGACCAAAAATAATATAGTTGTATTGCGTTATGATGATCGAGGAGTCGGGAAATCGCAAGGAAATTTTATGAATGCAACAATTGAGAATTTTAGTAAAGATGCGATGGCAGGGATAGACCTCCTTAAAGGGAGACCAAACGTCGATATGAATAAGATTGGTATTATAGGTCATAGTGAAGGGGGATTGATTGCAGAACTGCTAGCTGGTCAAAAACTACCATCACTATCATATATTATATCATTAGCTGGCCCTGCAATAGCTATTGATTCATTAATGGTAGCGCAATTATACCGTATTGGTCAAGTTGCGGGAATGTCAGAGGAGGCCCTAAATCATGCGATGCAAATCAATAGAAAAAATTTTGAAATTGTCAAGAGTAATAAGCCATACCAAGAAGCGATGACAGCGATACTCGATAATATGAAAATTGATGCAACAAAATTAAACTCAGCTAATCAATTGGAACTCGAGACGCTTTTGTTGCCGTCATATCGGTATTTTATGCGTATTAATCCGATTCCATTTATTAAAAAGATTACGATTCCAGTATATGCGGCTTTTGGAAGCTTGGATGTACAAGTCCCTGCAAATGAAAATCTGAAAAGTCTGAAATCTAATCTACCTTTTAATCGTAAAACTATTTTAAAAGAATATGAAGGCTTGAACCATTTATTTCAAAAAGCGACAACTGGTGCTGTTTCCGAATATGCAGAAATTAGCGAAACCATGAATAATGAGTTGCTAGTTGACTTGGTAAAATGGATTCATACAGTCAACAAATAA
- a CDS encoding M20 family metallo-hydrolase yields the protein MNKRIQLFEESLTLLKSMVSIPSFSREESGTAALIVQFFDNKGIKSYRKGNNVWAYNKYYDAQKPTILLNSHHDTVKPNTGYLKDPYSADIVEGKLFGLGSNDAGGCLVSLIAVFLHFYDNKNLKYNFCLAASAEEEVSGSNGIESIISELGSLDFAIVGEPTLMDLAISEKGLMVLDCTAHGQAGHAAREEGENALYKAIEDINWFKSYQFDRVSKKLGPIKMSVTMIQCGAQHNVVPATCDFVVDVRTTDAYSNEETLNIIKNSVQSEIKARSTRLSSSSIPENHPLVLSGLSLGKKTYGSPTMSDQALLRIPSVKMGPGFSGRSHMADEFIYVDEIKNGIDEYIAILEKIL from the coding sequence ATGAATAAACGAATTCAATTATTTGAAGAGAGTTTAACATTGCTAAAATCAATGGTTAGTATTCCCTCATTTAGTCGAGAGGAGAGTGGGACAGCAGCCCTTATTGTTCAATTTTTTGATAATAAGGGTATTAAATCCTATCGTAAAGGAAATAATGTTTGGGCGTACAATAAATATTATGATGCTCAAAAACCTACTATTTTATTGAATTCTCATCATGATACTGTAAAACCGAATACGGGATATTTAAAGGATCCATATTCAGCAGACATTGTAGAGGGTAAGCTTTTTGGTTTAGGGAGTAATGACGCAGGTGGGTGTTTGGTTTCGTTAATTGCTGTATTTCTCCATTTTTATGATAATAAAAATTTAAAATATAATTTTTGTTTAGCCGCTAGTGCTGAAGAAGAAGTTTCTGGAAGTAATGGTATTGAATCAATTATATCAGAATTAGGTTCTTTAGATTTTGCTATTGTTGGAGAACCTACATTAATGGATCTTGCTATTTCCGAGAAGGGCTTAATGGTACTAGATTGTACTGCACATGGACAGGCAGGGCACGCAGCTCGGGAAGAAGGAGAAAATGCATTATATAAAGCAATCGAAGATATCAACTGGTTTAAATCATATCAGTTTGATCGGGTATCTAAAAAGCTAGGGCCTATAAAAATGTCAGTTACAATGATACAATGTGGTGCGCAACATAATGTCGTACCTGCAACCTGTGATTTTGTGGTAGACGTTAGGACAACAGATGCTTATTCTAATGAAGAAACGTTGAATATTATTAAGAATAGTGTTCAATCAGAAATCAAGGCCCGTTCAACGCGGTTAAGCTCTTCCTCTATACCTGAAAATCACCCTTTAGTTCTTTCGGGTTTGAGTCTTGGCAAAAAGACTTATGGGTCGCCCACTATGAGCGATCAAGCTTTGCTAAGAATCCCCTCTGTGAAAATGGGTCCCGGATTTTCGGGACGAAGTCATATGGCGGATGAATTTATATATGTTGATGAAATTAAAAATGGAATAGATGAATATATCGCTATTTTGGAAAAAATATTATAA
- a CDS encoding lysylphosphatidylglycerol synthase domain-containing protein: protein MLTKAQKKYVGVLIKIAVLAFAGWYIYQQLSDPKNLLKFKTLISGIDPHFFWLTFALIVLLMFANWMLEVIKWQYLVVRIEKISFGKAFQSVFSGLTWAIFTPNRIGEYGGRVLFLKPENRASGAVAMGVGLFAQLVLTSIAGALSIAWFACTYLDTPVSIEFGIWLLAIIYATGFLVLYFNVNWIDTLVGRIKLLNRIKPFFSILEEYTFKELLVVILISLARFIIFTSQYIILMMVILPNLPVMAMVLMIFILFFVQAALPTLDIFDFSVRSFVAGNLYSYITNQELAVMAIVSCIWFVNLILPAVLGSIFVLKINFFGDSKS, encoded by the coding sequence ATGTTGACAAAAGCTCAAAAGAAGTATGTAGGTGTATTGATTAAGATAGCTGTTTTGGCTTTTGCTGGCTGGTATATTTACCAACAGCTGTCTGATCCCAAGAATCTACTTAAATTTAAAACATTAATTTCAGGAATTGATCCCCATTTTTTTTGGCTAACATTTGCTTTGATAGTTTTATTAATGTTTGCCAATTGGATGCTAGAAGTGATAAAATGGCAGTATCTAGTTGTAAGGATTGAAAAAATATCTTTTGGCAAAGCTTTTCAATCTGTGTTTAGTGGATTGACTTGGGCAATCTTCACTCCAAATAGAATTGGTGAATATGGTGGTCGTGTTTTGTTTCTAAAACCTGAAAACCGAGCTAGTGGAGCCGTAGCTATGGGTGTTGGATTATTTGCTCAGTTGGTATTAACGAGTATTGCAGGTGCATTGAGCATAGCTTGGTTTGCTTGCACATATTTAGATACACCAGTTTCCATTGAATTTGGTATATGGCTATTAGCTATTATTTATGCTACGGGCTTTTTAGTACTCTATTTTAATGTAAATTGGATCGATACCTTGGTCGGAAGAATTAAACTTTTGAATCGTATCAAACCTTTTTTTTCAATATTGGAAGAATATACCTTTAAAGAATTACTTGTTGTTATTTTGATATCACTAGCTCGTTTTATCATTTTTACTTCACAATATATTATTTTAATGATGGTTATTCTGCCTAATTTGCCAGTTATGGCAATGGTTTTGATGATATTTATACTTTTCTTTGTACAAGCGGCCTTACCGACATTGGATATTTTTGATTTTAGTGTTCGGAGCTTTGTTGCAGGAAATTTATATAGTTATATTACAAATCAAGAATTGGCAGTAATGGCGATTGTTTCTTGTATTTGGTTTGTTAATTTGATCCTGCCAGCAGTTTTAGGGTCTATTTTTGTTTTGAAAATAAATTTTTTCGGTGATTCTAAGTCTTAG